Proteins from a single region of Starkeya sp. ORNL1:
- a CDS encoding MBL fold metallo-hydrolase — translation MIFRQLFDSVSGTYTYLLASRKGGEALIIDPVIEKVDRYLQLVRELDLKLVKAIDTHLHADHITGLGALRDHTHCITVMGEQSQADVVAMRVAEGDRVAIEGLSLDVLYTPGHTDDSYSFLMGGRVFTGDTLLIRGTGRTDFQNGNPRAQYDSIFNKLLRLPDETLVYPAHDYKGDTVSTIGEEKHFNPRLRVKSVDEYVDLMNNLKLPNPKMMDVAVPANVHVGLHQEEIARKGWAVTAAQAMQLRGRPDIAIVDLREKSERERHGVIPGSLHAPYPDLLENIGAGGMLHELAAATGKRIVFYCAFGERSAMAVQAAQDAGLTGACHIEGGIDAWKKADGPIVR, via the coding sequence ATGATCTTCCGTCAGCTCTTCGACAGCGTCTCCGGCACCTACACCTATCTCCTCGCCAGCCGAAAGGGTGGCGAGGCTCTCATCATCGATCCGGTGATCGAGAAGGTCGATCGCTATCTCCAACTGGTGCGCGAGCTTGACCTCAAGCTGGTCAAGGCCATCGACACCCATCTGCACGCCGATCACATCACCGGCCTCGGTGCGCTGCGCGACCATACGCATTGCATCACGGTGATGGGCGAGCAGAGCCAGGCCGATGTCGTCGCGATGCGGGTGGCGGAAGGTGACCGGGTGGCGATCGAGGGGCTCAGCCTCGACGTGCTCTATACGCCCGGCCACACCGACGATTCCTATTCCTTCCTGATGGGCGGCCGGGTGTTCACCGGCGACACCCTGCTGATCCGCGGCACCGGCCGCACCGATTTCCAGAACGGCAATCCGCGCGCGCAGTATGATTCCATCTTCAACAAGCTGCTGCGCCTGCCCGACGAGACGCTGGTCTATCCGGCGCACGACTATAAGGGCGACACCGTCTCGACCATCGGCGAGGAGAAGCACTTCAACCCGCGGCTGCGGGTGAAGTCGGTCGATGAGTATGTCGACCTGATGAACAATCTGAAGCTGCCCAATCCGAAGATGATGGACGTGGCGGTGCCGGCCAATGTCCATGTCGGACTCCACCAGGAGGAGATCGCGCGCAAGGGCTGGGCGGTCACGGCGGCGCAGGCGATGCAACTGCGTGGCCGGCCCGACATCGCCATCGTCGACCTGCGCGAGAAGAGCGAGCGCGAGCGGCACGGCGTCATTCCCGGCTCCCTGCACGCCCCCTATCCGGACCTGCTGGAGAATATCGGCGCCGGCGGCATGCTGCATGAGCTGGCGGCGGCGACCGGCAAGCGCATCGTCTTCTACTGTGCCTTCGGCGAACGCTCGGCGATGGCAGTGCAGGCGGCGCAGGATGCCGGCCTGACCGGCGCTTGCCATATCGAGGGCGGCATCGACGCCTGGAAGAAGGCCGACGGTCCGATCGTACGTTAG
- a CDS encoding peroxiredoxin, which produces MTLAINDVAPDFEAATTEGKINFHNWIGDSWAVLFSHPKDFTPVCTTELGYMAKIKPEFDRRNVKIIGLSVDPLDRHSGWANDIKETQGYAPNYPMIADIDYNVSKLYGMLPAPVSGDPLQRTPADNQTVRNVFVVGPDKKIKLILIYPMTTGRNFDEVLRVIDSLQLTARHKVSTPVNWKQGEDVIIAGSVSDDEAKQKYPEGWHAPKPYIRIVPQPKG; this is translated from the coding sequence ATGACACTCGCGATCAACGACGTCGCGCCGGACTTCGAGGCGGCAACGACCGAAGGTAAGATCAATTTCCATAACTGGATCGGTGATTCCTGGGCGGTGCTGTTCTCGCACCCCAAAGATTTCACGCCGGTCTGCACCACCGAGCTTGGCTATATGGCCAAGATAAAGCCCGAGTTCGACAGACGTAACGTCAAGATCATCGGCCTCTCCGTCGATCCGCTCGACCGGCACTCCGGCTGGGCGAACGACATCAAGGAGACGCAGGGCTACGCGCCGAACTATCCGATGATCGCCGATATCGATTACAACGTGTCGAAGCTCTACGGCATGCTGCCGGCGCCGGTGTCGGGCGATCCGCTCCAACGCACCCCGGCCGACAACCAGACAGTGCGGAACGTTTTCGTCGTCGGTCCCGACAAGAAGATCAAGCTGATCCTGATCTATCCGATGACCACTGGCCGCAACTTCGACGAAGTGCTGCGGGTGATCGATTCGCTCCAGCTCACCGCCAGGCACAAGGTGTCAACGCCGGTGAACTGGAAGCAGGGCGAGGACGTGATCATTGCCGGCTCGGTGAGCGACGACGAAGCCAAGCAGAAGTATCCTGAAGGCTGGCACGCGCCGAAGCCCTATATCCGCATCGTGCCGCAGCCGAAGGGCTGA
- a CDS encoding M23 family metallopeptidase — protein sequence MRSFAMLAMTALLLFAPAALAQSLKPDEVFSSIAVRAISDPNPVLGTDGRVHLAYELFVTNPSRLFVSLDKVEAVDEAGQSRWTIEGDGLAAMTAMYGGEGRMLSPGGSASVFMDVSFADGEAPPPSVKARITATRQAAGKDGKPMAQPADAPLPSTFSFIGAAVTIGKPAVVVEPPLKGAGWMALNGCCDAVTSHRGAVMAINGRLRVPERFAIDWIKLDDAGRVFTGDASKLDSYAYYGTPIHAAADGVVVNLYDEADEQVPGMDARGITPESIGGNMLVVDIGGGAYAFYAHLQRGSLKVKLGDRVKVGQVIGLLGNTGNTDAPHLHFHVMDGPSPLDANGLPFVFTHFSSRGILSSGLDDLLEKGKPAKIDPRFTGEHRNQLPLNNEVVDFD from the coding sequence ATGCGTTCCTTCGCGATGCTCGCCATGACCGCCTTGCTGCTGTTCGCGCCGGCCGCGCTGGCGCAGTCGCTGAAGCCCGACGAGGTCTTCAGCTCCATCGCCGTCCGGGCGATCAGCGACCCCAATCCGGTGCTCGGCACCGACGGGCGCGTGCACCTCGCCTATGAGCTGTTCGTCACCAATCCGAGCCGGCTGTTCGTCTCGCTGGACAAGGTCGAGGCGGTGGACGAAGCCGGCCAAAGCCGGTGGACGATCGAGGGCGACGGCCTCGCGGCGATGACGGCGATGTATGGCGGCGAGGGCCGCATGTTGTCGCCCGGCGGGTCCGCCAGCGTTTTCATGGATGTCAGTTTCGCGGATGGCGAGGCGCCGCCCCCAAGCGTGAAGGCGCGCATCACCGCGACGCGGCAGGCCGCCGGCAAAGACGGCAAGCCGATGGCGCAGCCGGCGGACGCCCCGCTGCCGAGCACGTTCAGCTTCATTGGCGCCGCCGTTACGATCGGAAAGCCCGCCGTGGTCGTGGAGCCGCCGCTCAAGGGAGCGGGCTGGATGGCGCTCAATGGCTGCTGCGACGCCGTCACCTCGCACCGCGGCGCGGTGATGGCCATCAATGGCCGGCTGCGGGTGCCCGAGCGCTTCGCCATCGACTGGATCAAGCTCGACGATGCTGGCCGGGTCTTCACCGGCGATGCCTCGAAGCTGGACAGCTACGCCTATTACGGCACCCCGATCCACGCCGCGGCCGATGGTGTCGTGGTCAATCTCTATGACGAGGCCGATGAGCAGGTGCCAGGCATGGACGCCAGGGGCATCACCCCGGAGAGTATCGGCGGCAACATGCTGGTGGTCGATATCGGCGGCGGCGCCTACGCCTTCTACGCCCATTTGCAGCGCGGCAGCCTCAAGGTGAAGCTCGGCGATCGCGTGAAGGTCGGGCAGGTCATCGGCCTGTTGGGAAACACCGGCAATACCGACGCCCCGCATCTGCATTTCCACGTCATGGACGGACCCTCGCCGCTGGACGCGAACGGGCTGCCCTTCGTGTTCACGCATTTCTCCAGCCGCGGGATACTTTCATCCGGTCTGGACGATTTGCTCGAAAAAGGTAAGCCGGCAAAAATCGATCCTCGCTTCACCGGCGAGCACAGGAACCAGCTGCCGCTGAACAACGAGGTGGTGGACTTCGACTGA